In Deinococcus sonorensis KR-87, a single window of DNA contains:
- a CDS encoding VOC family protein produces MKTILAFVTLHTPDYPAARTYFTEVLGFEVTEERPGANAFVQASGAGLALRTDAGLTPPLGTGVSVYFIVPDVERYHTELVERGADIVDPPHDMPFGRTFTVRTPDGHRLGFYEA; encoded by the coding sequence ATGAAAACCATCCTCGCGTTCGTCACGTTGCACACGCCCGATTACCCCGCCGCCCGCACCTACTTCACCGAGGTGCTGGGCTTTGAGGTCACTGAGGAACGCCCCGGCGCGAACGCCTTTGTGCAGGCCAGCGGAGCTGGGCTCGCGCTTCGCACGGACGCGGGTCTGACCCCACCCCTGGGCACCGGCGTCAGCGTCTATTTCATCGTCCCGGATGTGGAGCGGTACCACACCGAACTCGTGGAGCGAGGGGCGGACATCGTCGACCCCCCGCACGACATGCCCTTCGGCCGCACGTTCACAGTTCGCACCCCCGATGGACACCGGCTCGGGTTCTACGAGGCCTGA
- a CDS encoding site-specific integrase, whose product MKLTWKDIDSGNRRLTVRSKGDKIRIVGISGTLLEALQDHTSQRQDGRLFTYRAHSGAAYHLRRLMEQEGLKWTGFHPYRKYNGTLLYKRTRNFARVAHHLGHASVNTTRAYVEVPADDLADELADL is encoded by the coding sequence TTGAAGCTGACCTGGAAGGACATTGATTCGGGCAACCGTCGCCTCACTGTCCGGAGCAAGGGAGACAAAATCCGGATCGTCGGCATCTCTGGGACGCTGCTCGAGGCGTTGCAGGACCACACCAGCCAGCGGCAGGACGGCCGGCTCTTCACCTACCGCGCCCACTCGGGCGCGGCCTACCACCTCAGGCGACTGATGGAACAGGAGGGGTTGAAGTGGACGGGATTCCACCCCTACCGGAAGTACAACGGGACACTCCTGTACAAACGCACCCGGAACTTCGCTCGCGTGGCGCATCACCTCGGACATGCGAGCGTCAACACCACCCGCGCCTACGTCGAGGTCCCGGCGGACGACCTCGCGGATGAACTCGCCGATCTCTAA
- a CDS encoding IS6 family transposase → MSGQKFPGYRFPLPIIGYAVWLYHRFTLSYRDVEELLLERGIAVTRESIRTWCIKFSDLFAQGLRHREPRRGSRWQLDEMCVDVGGVNHWLWRAVDEHGAVLDVFLQQRRDTEAARSFFCRLLREYDVPEVIHTDKLWSYGAALRALPVLHAVEHVQVVSTARCNNLIEQSHRATRRQERQQRGFRSRKRAQTFLDLHARIMNLHHLARSTVPARHRRHYQKVAFRTWQETMWQAA, encoded by the coding sequence CTGAGCGGTCAGAAGTTCCCTGGGTATCGGTTCCCCCTCCCGATCATTGGTTACGCGGTTTGGCTCTATCACCGCTTCACCCTGAGTTACCGGGATGTCGAAGAACTCCTGCTGGAACGGGGTATTGCCGTGACGCGTGAGTCCATTCGGACGTGGTGCATCAAGTTCAGTGACCTCTTCGCGCAGGGCCTCCGCCACCGAGAACCCCGACGGGGTTCTCGGTGGCAGCTCGACGAGATGTGTGTGGACGTCGGCGGGGTCAACCACTGGTTGTGGCGGGCCGTGGATGAACACGGAGCCGTATTGGACGTCTTCCTTCAGCAACGCCGTGACACCGAGGCCGCCAGATCGTTTTTCTGCCGACTGCTGAGGGAATATGACGTACCGGAGGTCATTCACACTGACAAGCTCTGGAGCTATGGGGCAGCGCTGCGGGCACTCCCCGTGCTCCATGCCGTGGAGCATGTTCAGGTCGTCTCGACCGCCCGTTGCAACAACCTGATTGAGCAGTCCCATCGCGCCACACGGCGCCAGGAACGGCAACAGCGAGGGTTCAGATCACGAAAACGAGCACAGACCTTCCTCGACCTGCACGCCCGAATCATGAATCTCCACCACCTTGCCCGCTCCACCGTTCCCGCTCGCCACCGTCGTCATTACCAGAAGGTCGCCTTCAGGACGTGGCAAGAGACCATGTGGCAGGCGGCCTAA